A genome region from Thermococcus gorgonarius includes the following:
- a CDS encoding P-II family nitrogen regulator, with protein MKKVEAILRPEDFENVKKALKSAGFMPLTVSSVQGRGVQGGVPPYDLLPKIKLEIVVKDSDLEQVIDIIARNARRGIPGDGKIFVLPVHDAVRIRTGERGEEALY; from the coding sequence ATGAAGAAGGTGGAGGCTATTTTACGACCCGAGGATTTTGAGAACGTGAAGAAGGCCCTCAAGAGTGCAGGATTCATGCCCCTGACGGTCTCCTCCGTTCAGGGAAGGGGAGTCCAAGGAGGTGTTCCGCCATACGATCTACTGCCGAAGATTAAGCTTGAGATAGTGGTTAAGGACAGCGACCTTGAGCAGGTCATTGACATAATAGCCAGAAACGCCAGGCGAGGGATTCCCGGGGACGGGAAGATCTTCGTTCTGCCAGTACACGACGCGGTTAGGATAAGGACGGGAGAAAGGGGGGAGGAGGCCCTCTACTAA
- a CDS encoding alpha-glucosidase, with amino-acid sequence MKSRDILLDTAEVLESTLGRIDRITLLTNKEKERVKEKISEASKNFKKLAEDVKKDNEELAEFFFKKAKEFKAMSTDKAIEKEGKKNYMKLADRILLYSRSAEYDFVPEKMKELKRVYRKYLFGMTAFFMLTGFYLNQFLAITALILAIPIVLSMLSLQRRGYLGLLLAYSAIPIPVIVGAIALSYGMRALNDPAKIAEIAQHLSKSTTFAKGYLIILVLLAAVELYLVLSSAVGLYRHRHAFL; translated from the coding sequence ATCACGCTCCTCACCAATAAGGAAAAGGAGCGCGTGAAGGAGAAGATAAGCGAGGCCTCGAAGAACTTCAAAAAGCTTGCAGAAGATGTCAAGAAGGACAACGAGGAGCTGGCCGAGTTCTTCTTCAAGAAAGCGAAGGAGTTTAAGGCCATGAGCACCGACAAGGCCATAGAAAAGGAGGGGAAGAAGAATTACATGAAGTTAGCGGACAGGATTCTCCTCTACTCCCGCTCGGCCGAGTACGACTTCGTTCCGGAGAAGATGAAGGAACTGAAGAGGGTCTACCGGAAGTACCTCTTCGGGATGACGGCGTTCTTCATGCTCACAGGATTTTATCTGAACCAGTTCCTCGCGATAACCGCGCTGATACTCGCTATACCGATAGTACTCTCGATGCTCTCACTCCAGAGGAGGGGATACCTGGGTCTCCTCCTTGCGTATTCTGCCATCCCAATACCCGTGATAGTGGGGGCCATAGCGCTGAGTTATGGTATGAGAGCCCTAAACGACCCCGCGAAGATAGCGGAAATAGCCCAGCACCTCAGCAAGAGCACAACCTTCGCAAAGGGGTATCTAATCATCCTCGTACTGCTGGCGGCCGTAGAACTTTACCTGGTGCTGAGTTCGGCCGTGGGACTCTACCGACACAGGCATGCTTTCCTTTAG